A part of Fusarium graminearum PH-1 chromosome 3, whole genome shotgun sequence genomic DNA contains:
- a CDS encoding ribosomal RNA assembly protein mis3, with protein MPSTHNVAKPWDTEDIDKWRIEPFLPKDNVGGPFTEESSFATLFPKYRESYLKEVWPLITRALEKLGIACSLDLIEGSMVVKTSLRTHDPSSILKARDLIKLLARSVPAPQAIKILEDGIACDIIKIRNQVASKERFVKRRQRLLGPNGTTLKALELLTKTYILVHGNTVSVMGPYKGLKEIRRVVEDCMANIHPIYHIKEAMIKQELAKDPELANESWDRFLPNFKRKTLSQRRVPHKVNDKAKKVYTPFPPAPEKSKVDKQIESGEYFLGKVGKERAAQEERREKQNKRKEEKAKEREADFIAPEESRPKKKRKKTEE; from the exons ATGCCTTCCACACACAACGTTGCGAAGCCATGGGACACCGAAGATATCGACAAGTGGCGAATAGAACCCTTTCTCCCCAAAGACAACGTTGGCGGTCCATTTACAGAGGAATCTAGCTTTGCAACTCTCTTCCCTAAATACAGAGAGTCATATTTGAAAGAGGTATGGCCTCTGATCACTCGAgcccttgagaagctcggcaTTGCTTGCAGTCTAGACCTTATAGAAGGCTCGATGGTTGTGAAGACAAGTTTGCGTACCCACGATCCAAGCTCCATCCTCAAGGCCAGggacttgatcaagctgCTGGCAAGAAGTGTCCCTGCACCTCAAGCTATCAAGATTCTCGAGGACGGTATCGCCTGCGACATCATTAAAATTCGCAACCAAGTTGCAAGCAAAGAACGTTTCGTTAAACGGCGTCAGCGCCTTCTTGGGCCAAATGGTACAACCCTTAAG GCCCTTGAACTTCTCACCAAAACATATATTCTCGTCCACGGAAACACAGTTTCTGTCATGGGTCCGTACAAGGGACTGAAGGAGATTCGACGAGTTGTGGAGGATTGCATGGCCAATATTCACCCCATCTACCACATCAAGGAAGCCATGATAAAACAAGAGCTTGCAAAGGACCCTGAGCTTGCTAACGAGAGCTGGGATCGTTTCCTACCCAATTTCAAGAGAAAGACACTCAGCCAGAGACGTGTTCCTCACAAggtcaacgacaaggccaagaaggtctaCACACCATTCCCCCCGGCTCCCGAAAAGAGCAAGGTCGACAAACAAATCGAGTCTGGCGAGTACTTTTTGGGTAAGGTTGGCAAGGAGCGTGCTGCTCAGGAGGAGCGCAGggagaagcagaacaagcgaaaggaagagaaggccaaggagcgCGAGGCCGACTTTATTGCGCCGGAGGAGAGCCgtcccaagaagaagcgcaagaagacGGAAGAGTAA
- a CDS encoding 50S ribosomal protein L11 produces MSKARGAGGVDQIVKLIVGAGQASPSPPVGPALGSKGVKSMDFCKEFNARTAHIITGTPTPCRVTVRPDRSFTFDVRTPQTSWLLLNAVEAPMGKKGKRKGAGKPGHETVGTITLKHVYEIAKIKQSELRLSGLSLEGLCRAVIFQAKSIGIDVVA; encoded by the exons ATGTCCAAGGCTCGAGGTGCTGGAGGTGTCGACCAGATCGTGAAATTGATCGTGGGAGCTGGACAGGCTAGTCCCAGTCCTCCCGTCGGTCCTGCTCTGGGTTCCAAGGGTGTCAAGTCGATGGACTTTTGCAAG GAGTTCAACGCCCGAACTGCACACATCATCACCGGTACACCAACCCCTTGCCGAGTCACCGTCCGTCCCGATCGATCATTTACCTTTGATGTCCGAACACCGCAaacatcatggcttctcctcaacgCTGTTGAAGCACCCATgggaaagaagggaaaaCGAAAGGGTGCCGGCAAGCCTGGCCACGAGACTGTGGGAACCATCACTTTGAAGCACGTTTACGAGatcgccaagatcaagcagtcCGAGCTTCGACTCTCAGGCCTGTCTCTAGAAGGTCTTTGCAGGGCAGTTATATTCCAAGCAAAGTCGATAGGTATCGATGTGGTGGCTTAA